One genomic window of Pseudomonas aeruginosa includes the following:
- a CDS encoding response regulator transcription factor codes for MKTRVILVDDHALTLIGMRYLLSAYDDLRIVAQAQDADGLLAQLEAHPCDLLITDLMMPGSQQADGLRLVQKVRRRYPDLPIIVVTMLGNPALVSSLLKLGIHGLVSKRGMLDDLPKAIRHAGRRPFISRSIAHLLEVGEAEHGKPLASLEQLTPREVEVLRLYGSGLAVGEIAIRLCRSKQTISAQKSSAMRKLGLDSNAGLFIYIRENGLA; via the coding sequence ATGAAAACACGCGTCATCCTCGTCGACGACCACGCCCTCACCCTGATCGGCATGCGCTATCTGCTGAGTGCGTACGACGACCTGCGGATCGTCGCCCAGGCCCAGGACGCCGATGGCTTGCTGGCGCAGCTCGAAGCGCACCCCTGCGACCTGCTGATCACCGACCTGATGATGCCCGGCAGCCAGCAGGCCGACGGCTTGCGCCTGGTGCAGAAGGTCCGGCGGCGCTATCCGGACCTGCCGATCATCGTCGTCACCATGCTCGGCAACCCGGCACTCGTTTCATCCCTGCTCAAGCTGGGCATTCACGGCCTGGTGAGCAAACGCGGCATGCTCGACGATCTGCCCAAGGCGATCCGCCACGCCGGCCGTCGACCATTCATCTCGCGCTCCATCGCACACCTGCTGGAAGTGGGCGAAGCCGAGCACGGCAAGCCGCTGGCCAGCCTCGAACAACTCACCCCGCGCGAAGTGGAAGTGCTGCGCCTGTACGGCAGCGGCCTGGCGGTCGGGGAAATCGCCATCCGACTGTGCCGCAGCAAGCAGACCATCAGCGCGCAAAAGAGCAGCGCCATGCGCAAGCTTGGCCTGGACAGCAATGCCGGACTCTTTATCTACATCCGGGAAAACGGCCTGGCCTGA